From a single Accipiter gentilis chromosome 10, bAccGen1.1, whole genome shotgun sequence genomic region:
- the DGKE gene encoding diacylglycerol kinase epsilon — MEGTESRSDASSSVVADWSLVFWTLCSVILPVLITLWCSFQRSRRQVLIRDIFRKSKHDWHYTDLFGQPSYCCVCAQHILQGAFCNCCGLRVSEGCLKKADQLFLCKEIMMRSDGGAHRSMPHHWIRGNVPLCSCCMICKQQCGTQPKLCDYRCVWCQYTVHDECMMDCLKTEECTFGEFRDLIIPPCYLSTINQIRKDRRTNYEKVVPYCRKHWMPVIILANTRSGNNMGETLLGEFKILLNPVQVFDLSKIAPAKALQLCTLLPCNAVRVLVCGGDGTVGWVLDAIDEMKIKGQERYIPQVAILPLGTGNDLSNTLGWGAGYAGEVPVEQILRNVMEADGIKLDRWKVQVTNKGYYNLRKPKVFTMNNYFSIGPDALMALNFHAHREKTPSLFSSRIINKAVYFFYGTKDCLVQECKDLNKKVELELDGERIELPNLEGIIVLNIGYWGGGCRLWEGMGDEPYPLARHDDGLLEVVGVHGSFHCAQIQVKLANPVRLGQAHTVRLILKSSKMPMQVDGEPWAQGPCTVTITHKTHALMLYHSGEQTDDDASSVSEQDHMREQMDEDV; from the exons ATGGAAGGGACGGAGAGCAGAAGCGACGCTTCCTCCTCGGTGGTCGCAGACTGGAGTTTGGTGTTTTGGACTCTGTGCTCTGTGATCCTGCCGGTGCTGATCACCTTGTGGTGCAGCTTCCAGCGGTCCCGGCGGCAGGTATTAATACGAGACATCTTTCGCAAGAGCAAGCATGACTGGCACTACACAGACCTCTTTGGCCAACCCTCCTACTGCTGCGTGTGTGCCCAGCACATCCTCCAGGGTGCTTTCTGCAACTGCTGTGGCCTGCGTGTCAGCGAAGGATGCCTCAAGAAGGCAGACCAGCTTTTTCTCTGCAAGGAAATTATGATGAGGAGTGATGGTGGAGCCCACAGGTCTATGCCACACCACTGGATCAGAGGCAACGTCCCgctctgcagctgctgtatgATATGCAAACAACAGTGCGGCACACAGCCCAAGCTCTGCGACTACAG ATGTGTGTGGTGTCAGTACACTGTACATGATGAATGCATGATGGATTGTTTAAAGACTGAGGAGTGTACCTTTGGAGAATTCAGAGACTTAATTATTCCACCATGCTATTTGTCTACAATCAACCAGATTCGTAAAGACAGAAGAACCAATTATGAAAAG GTGGTACCTTACTGCAGAAAACACTGGATGCCAGTAATCATACTGGCTAATACTCGTAGTGGAAACAACATGGGTGAAACTTTACTAGGAGAATTTAAAATTCTGCTGAACCCTGTTCAG gTTTTTGATCTAAGCAAAATTGCACCTGCTAAAGCACTCCAACTTTGTACCTTGCTGCCTTGCAACGCTGTCAGGGTTCTTGTCTGTGGTGGGGATGGCACAGTAGGCTGGGTCCTGGATGCAATTGATGAAATGAAGATAAAG GGGCAAGAACGTTATATTCCACAAGTTGCAATTTTACCTCTGGGAACAGGTAATGACCTGTCTAATACACTGGGCTGGGGTGCAGGTTATGCTGGAGAAGTCCCTGTAGAACAAATCTTACGAAATGTCATGGAGGCAGATGGAATCAAACTAGACAG ATGGAAGGTTCAAGTAACAAACAAAGGATACTACAACTTAAGGAAACCAAAG GTATTCACCATGAACAACTACTTTTCTATAGGACCTGATGCTCTCATGGCTTTAAATTTTCATGCTCATCGTGAGAAGACTCCCTCTCTGTTTTCCAGCAGAATTATTAATAAG gctgtttattttttttatggaacCAAAGACTGCTTAGTACAAGAATGTAAAGATCTTAACAAAAAGGTTGAG CTAGAGTTGGATGGTGAGAGAATAGAGTTGCCCAATTTGGAAGGCATCATTGTCCTGAATATTGGATATTGGGGAGGTGGCTGTAGGCTCTGGGAAGGAATGGGTGATGAACCTTACCCCTTGGCGAG ACATGACGACGGACTTCTGGAAGTTGTTGGTGTTCATGGTTCTTTCCACTGTGCCCAGATTCAGGTGAAACTAGCAAATCCTGTTCGCCTAGGGCAGGCACATACAGTGAGG CTGATCTTGAAGAGTTCAAAGATGCCGATGCAGGTGGATGGAGAGCCGTGGGCTCAGGGGCCCTGCACTGTTACCATAACTCATAAGACACATGCACTGATGTTGTATCACTCGGGTGAACAGACAGATGATGACGCTTCCAGCGTGTCTGAGCAAGACCACATGAGAGAACAGATGGACGAAGATGTATAG